The proteins below come from a single Alkalilimnicola sp. S0819 genomic window:
- the gspD gene encoding type II secretion system secretin GspD, whose translation MRPRRASATLAALLTGALLLGGIGTLHAQNDQQAAPREEITLNLKDADLSALISTVSEITGENFIVDPRVKARITVVSKRPMNADELYEVFQSILQVHGFSAIRSGEVTKIVPDVNAKQLGPEPGEAPGAGDQVVTRIISVENIPVAQLIPILRPLVPQQGHLAAYPPTNVLIISDRAANVERMRELISRIDRASDDEIEVVPLKHASALEMVGIIEGLEQSGAPGAEGPPSAQLKLAADERSNSILISGDRASRARMRALIAQLDQPLDQEGGTRVLYLKYAKAEDLVPVLTGVSENIEQTRQQAEGGNQQGRAQAGERVNIQAHEATNSLVVSGPPSILQSLETVVKQLDVRRAQVLIEAAIAEIAFNQGREFGVQWGATDDSGDYGGVGTNFSSSDAGGSSFGSILSAVLAGGDLSNVSIGSGMTALVGDISGSVRWAALIRALSTSNDTNILSTPSILTLDNQEAEIRVAENIPILTGRFESESGVGNPFQTIEREDVGLILKVKPQINEGDSLMLEIEQESSTVGQETEAGFRTNKRTIKTSVLVDDGSLVVLGGLIDEQVDEREQRVPVLGGVPVLGELFRYRDASKGKRNLTVFLRPQIMRGERAMDYYTGRKYNQMREEQLRQRERGIRLMPDQDPPLLPDYETTRLPIPFGQSE comes from the coding sequence ATGCGGCCGCGCCGCGCGAGCGCCACCCTCGCCGCCCTGCTCACCGGGGCGCTGCTGCTGGGCGGCATCGGCACCCTGCACGCCCAGAACGATCAGCAGGCCGCGCCCCGGGAAGAGATCACCCTCAACCTCAAGGATGCGGATCTCTCGGCGCTGATCAGCACCGTCTCCGAGATCACCGGCGAGAACTTCATCGTCGACCCGCGGGTGAAGGCGCGGATCACCGTGGTCTCCAAGCGGCCCATGAACGCCGACGAACTCTACGAAGTGTTCCAGTCCATCCTGCAGGTGCATGGCTTCTCGGCCATCCGCAGCGGCGAGGTCACCAAGATCGTGCCCGACGTGAACGCCAAGCAGCTGGGGCCCGAGCCCGGCGAGGCCCCGGGGGCCGGCGATCAGGTGGTCACCCGCATCATCAGCGTGGAGAACATCCCCGTCGCCCAGTTGATCCCCATCCTGCGCCCGCTGGTACCGCAGCAGGGCCACCTGGCGGCCTACCCGCCCACCAATGTGCTGATCATCTCCGACCGCGCCGCCAACGTGGAGCGCATGCGCGAGCTCATCAGCCGCATCGACCGGGCGAGCGATGACGAAATCGAAGTGGTCCCCCTGAAGCACGCCTCCGCCCTGGAGATGGTGGGCATCATCGAAGGGCTGGAGCAAAGCGGTGCGCCCGGCGCCGAGGGCCCGCCCAGCGCCCAGCTGAAGCTTGCCGCCGACGAGCGCAGCAACAGCATCCTGATCAGCGGCGACCGGGCGAGCCGCGCCCGCATGCGCGCGCTGATCGCGCAACTGGACCAGCCGCTCGACCAGGAGGGCGGTACCCGGGTGCTGTATCTGAAGTACGCCAAGGCCGAAGACCTGGTGCCCGTGCTCACCGGTGTGAGCGAGAACATCGAGCAGACCCGCCAGCAGGCGGAAGGCGGCAACCAGCAAGGCCGCGCCCAGGCCGGCGAGCGAGTCAACATCCAGGCGCACGAGGCCACCAACTCTCTGGTCGTCAGCGGCCCGCCCAGCATCCTGCAATCGCTGGAGACGGTGGTGAAACAGCTGGACGTGCGCCGCGCCCAGGTGCTCATCGAGGCGGCCATCGCCGAGATCGCCTTCAACCAGGGGCGGGAATTCGGCGTGCAGTGGGGTGCTACCGACGATTCCGGCGATTACGGCGGTGTGGGCACCAACTTCAGCTCCAGCGACGCCGGCGGCTCCAGCTTCGGCTCCATCCTGAGCGCGGTGCTCGCCGGCGGCGATCTGAGCAACGTCAGCATAGGCTCCGGCATGACCGCGCTGGTGGGCGATATCAGCGGCTCGGTGCGCTGGGCCGCACTGATCCGGGCGCTGTCCACCAGCAATGACACCAACATCCTCTCCACCCCCTCCATCCTCACCCTGGACAACCAGGAGGCCGAGATCCGGGTGGCCGAGAACATCCCCATCCTCACCGGCCGCTTCGAGAGCGAATCCGGCGTGGGCAACCCCTTCCAGACCATAGAGCGCGAGGACGTGGGCCTGATCCTCAAGGTCAAGCCGCAGATCAACGAGGGCGATTCCCTGATGCTCGAGATCGAGCAGGAATCCTCCACCGTGGGCCAGGAAACCGAGGCCGGCTTCCGCACCAACAAGCGCACCATCAAGACCAGCGTACTGGTGGACGACGGCAGCCTGGTGGTGCTGGGCGGGCTGATCGACGAACAGGTGGACGAGCGCGAGCAGCGCGTGCCGGTGCTCGGCGGCGTGCCGGTGCTGGGGGAACTTTTCCGCTACCGCGATGCCAGTAAGGGCAAGCGCAACCTCACCGTCTTCCTGCGCCCGCAGATCATGCGCGGCGAGCGGGCCATGGACTACTACACCGGCCGCAAGTACAACCAGATGCGTGAGGAACAATTGCGCCAGCGCGAGCGCGGCATCCGCCTGATGCCCGATCAGGATCCGCCGCTGCTGCCCGATTACGAGACCACCCGGCTGCCGATCCCCTTCGGCCAAAGCGAATAG
- the gspC gene encoding type II secretion system protein GspC, with product MRKPLLRLDARPSAAALDRTARWSAVVLVALLAWSLARLSWTLLPEPRQVPPPPAPPSTDAARQGPDFSRLPALHLFGRAERDTEAPAARTIDAPDTRLDLTLRGILYNPNPDKALAIIGAGGEEQFYGVDDDVPGNAAIEQIQPDRVILRREGRFETLRLPRETLPEGSAATRERPATPDAGASQPQAGVLDNYRREILDNPQNITRYLRPEPVVENGRFQGFRINPGPDASVLEASGLQAGDVVTHVDGVELDSMDRGFEMIDTIAQADSLQLTIQRDGRSQTVQVQFR from the coding sequence GTGAGAAAGCCATTGTTGAGACTCGATGCCAGACCCAGCGCCGCTGCCCTGGACCGCACGGCGCGTTGGAGCGCCGTGGTGCTGGTGGCCCTGCTCGCCTGGAGCCTGGCCCGGCTGAGCTGGACCCTGCTGCCGGAACCCCGGCAGGTACCGCCACCCCCCGCGCCGCCAAGCACCGACGCCGCCCGCCAGGGGCCGGATTTCTCTCGCCTGCCGGCGCTGCATCTGTTCGGCCGCGCCGAGCGCGACACGGAAGCGCCCGCCGCGCGCACCATCGACGCCCCGGACACGCGCCTGGACCTGACCTTGCGCGGCATCCTCTACAACCCCAATCCTGATAAGGCACTCGCCATCATCGGCGCCGGTGGCGAGGAACAATTCTACGGGGTGGACGACGACGTGCCGGGCAATGCCGCGATCGAACAGATTCAGCCGGACCGGGTGATCCTGCGCCGCGAGGGTCGCTTCGAGACCCTGCGCCTGCCGCGCGAGACCCTGCCCGAGGGCAGCGCCGCCACCCGCGAGCGCCCCGCCACCCCGGACGCCGGCGCCTCCCAGCCCCAGGCCGGCGTGCTGGACAACTACCGCCGCGAGATTCTCGACAACCCCCAGAACATCACCCGCTACCTGCGCCCCGAGCCGGTGGTGGAAAACGGCCGGTTCCAGGGCTTTCGCATCAACCCCGGCCCGGACGCCTCGGTGCTGGAAGCCTCCGGGCTGCAGGCGGGGGATGTCGTCACCCACGTGGATGGCGTGGAACTGGATTCCATGGATCGCGGCTTCGAGATGATAGACACCATCGCCCAAGCCGACTCACTGCAACTGACCATACAACGCGACGGCCGGTCCCAGACCGTGCAAGTCCAGTTTCGGTAA
- the trxA gene encoding thioredoxin TrxA: protein MSGKIVHVTDATFEDEVINSSEPVLVDYWAEWCGPCKMIAPILDEVAEQYGDKLKVVKLNIDENPETPPKFGIRGIPTLMLFKAGAVEATKVGALSKSQLSAFVDSNL from the coding sequence GTGAGCGGCAAGATCGTCCACGTCACCGACGCCACGTTCGAAGACGAAGTCATCAACAGCAGCGAGCCCGTTCTGGTCGATTACTGGGCCGAGTGGTGCGGACCGTGCAAGATGATCGCGCCCATCCTCGACGAGGTGGCCGAGCAGTACGGTGACAAGCTGAAGGTGGTGAAACTGAACATCGACGAGAACCCGGAGACGCCGCCCAAGTTCGGCATCCGCGGGATCCCGACCCTGATGCTGTTCAAGGCCGGCGCGGTGGAGGCGACCAAGGTGGGCGCCCTGTCCAAGTCTCAGCTCTCAGCCTTCGTGGACAGCAACCTGTGA
- the rho gene encoding transcription termination factor Rho — translation MNLTELKQKPATELIEMAQAIGIEGMARNRKQDVIFSLLKAHAKKGEDIYGDGVLEILQDGFGFLRSADSSYLAGPDDIYVSPSQIRRFSLRTGDTISGKIRPPKEGERYFALLKVSEINFEKPENAKNKVLFENLTPLFAKERLLLERGNGSTEDLTARVIDLASPIGKGQRGLIVSPPKAGKTMLLQNIAQSIAAQNPECYLIVLLIDERPEEVTEMARTVRGEVVSSTFDEPASRHVQVAEMVIEKAKRLVEHKMDVVILLDSITRLARAYNTVVPSSGKVLTGGVDANALHRPKRFFGAARNIEEGGSLSIIATALVETGSRMDDVIYEEFKGTGNMEIHLDRRIAEKRIYPAININRSGTRREEFLMKPDEMQKVWILRKLLHPMDELAAIEFLLDKLKDTKTNGEFFDSMKR, via the coding sequence ATGAATCTGACGGAACTCAAGCAAAAGCCCGCCACTGAATTGATCGAAATGGCGCAGGCCATCGGCATCGAGGGCATGGCGCGCAATCGTAAACAGGACGTGATCTTCTCCCTGCTCAAGGCGCACGCCAAGAAGGGCGAGGACATTTATGGCGACGGGGTGTTGGAGATCCTGCAGGATGGCTTCGGCTTCCTGCGCTCCGCCGACAGCTCGTACCTGGCCGGGCCGGACGATATCTACGTCTCGCCCAGCCAGATCCGGCGCTTCTCGCTGCGCACCGGGGACACCATCTCCGGCAAGATCCGCCCGCCCAAGGAGGGGGAGCGCTACTTCGCCCTGCTCAAGGTCAGCGAGATCAACTTCGAGAAGCCCGAGAACGCCAAGAACAAGGTGCTGTTCGAGAACCTCACGCCGCTGTTCGCCAAGGAGCGCCTGTTGCTCGAGCGCGGCAACGGCAGCACCGAGGATCTCACCGCCCGGGTGATCGACCTGGCCTCGCCCATCGGCAAGGGGCAGCGCGGCCTGATCGTCTCCCCGCCGAAAGCGGGCAAGACCATGCTGCTGCAGAACATCGCCCAGAGCATCGCCGCCCAGAACCCGGAGTGCTATCTGATCGTGCTGCTCATCGACGAGCGGCCCGAGGAAGTGACCGAGATGGCGCGCACGGTGCGTGGCGAGGTGGTGTCCTCCACCTTCGATGAGCCGGCGAGCCGCCATGTGCAGGTGGCCGAGATGGTCATCGAGAAGGCTAAACGCCTGGTGGAGCACAAGATGGACGTGGTGATCCTGCTGGATTCCATCACCCGTCTGGCCCGCGCCTACAACACCGTGGTGCCCAGCTCCGGCAAGGTGCTCACCGGTGGTGTGGACGCCAACGCGCTGCACCGACCCAAGCGCTTCTTTGGCGCTGCGCGCAACATCGAGGAAGGCGGCAGCCTGAGCATCATCGCCACCGCCCTGGTGGAGACCGGCTCGCGCATGGATGACGTGATCTACGAGGAGTTCAAGGGCACCGGCAATATGGAGATCCATCTGGATCGGCGCATTGCCGAGAAGCGGATTTATCCCGCCATCAACATCAACCGCTCCGGCACCCGTCGGGAAGAGTTCCTGATGAAGCCGGACGAGATGCAGAAAGTGTGGATCCTGCGCAAGCTGCTGCACCCCATGGATGAGCTGGCGGCCATCGAGTTCCTGCTGGACAAGCTGAAGGATACGAAGACCAACGGCGAGTTCTTCGATTCGATGAAGCGCTGA
- a CDS encoding putative toxin-antitoxin system toxin component, PIN family — translation MRVVLDTNILFSALISPHGAPDAIYRAWRAARFEVVTSRIQLDEIRRASRYPKLQDILQPAKVGVMINNLQRAVVLERLTIDIEADDPDDSYLLAMALQGEADYLVTGDHRAGLLQRRHIDRTRIVTPATFCTETL, via the coding sequence ATGCGAGTCGTGCTGGACACCAACATCCTGTTCAGCGCGCTGATCTCTCCTCACGGCGCACCGGATGCGATTTATCGCGCCTGGCGCGCAGCACGCTTTGAAGTCGTCACATCGCGAATCCAGCTCGACGAAATTCGCCGAGCCAGCCGCTACCCCAAGCTCCAGGACATCCTTCAACCCGCCAAGGTAGGCGTGATGATCAACAACCTGCAGCGCGCCGTTGTACTGGAGCGTCTGACCATCGACATCGAAGCCGACGACCCGGACGACTCCTACCTATTGGCCATGGCCCTCCAGGGCGAAGCCGACTACCTTGTAACCGGCGACCACCGCGCGGGCCTACTACAAAGACGCCACATTGATCGCACACGCATAGTCACACCCGCCACCTTCTGTACCGAGACTCTATAA
- a CDS encoding ribbon-helix-helix domain-containing protein, giving the protein MNTTRWNIAVSADTDQSLRMFLASRGAGRKGDLSRFIEEAVKAHMLELSAEAAKADNAERTEAEITEAVDEALAWARKR; this is encoded by the coding sequence ATGAACACCACACGGTGGAACATCGCCGTCTCCGCAGACACCGACCAATCGCTGCGGATGTTCCTCGCCAGCCGCGGCGCTGGCCGCAAAGGTGACCTATCGCGCTTCATTGAAGAAGCGGTTAAAGCACACATGCTGGAGCTGAGCGCCGAAGCCGCCAAGGCCGACAACGCGGAACGAACCGAAGCAGAAATAACCGAGGCAGTTGACGAAGCCCTTGCCTGGGCCCGCAAACGCTGA
- the folA gene encoding type 3 dihydrofolate reductase, whose product MPKPTITLIAAATENNVIGRDNAMPWHLPADLAHFKRLTQGKPIVMGRKNYESIGRPLPGRHNIILTRNPGYSAEGCTVVDSPEAALAEAGDVAEVMIIGGEEIYRLFLEQADQVHLTRIHAHIAGDTRFPALLENEWRLAASEHRPADQSNAYDLAFQTYERHRHNI is encoded by the coding sequence ATGCCCAAACCCACCATCACCCTCATCGCCGCCGCCACCGAGAACAACGTCATCGGGCGCGACAACGCCATGCCCTGGCACCTGCCCGCGGACCTGGCGCATTTCAAGCGCCTCACCCAGGGCAAGCCGATCGTCATGGGGCGCAAGAATTACGAGTCCATCGGCCGCCCCCTGCCGGGTCGACACAACATCATCCTTACCCGCAACCCGGGATACAGCGCCGAAGGCTGCACAGTGGTGGACAGCCCGGAGGCCGCACTGGCAGAAGCCGGTGATGTAGCGGAAGTGATGATCATCGGAGGGGAGGAAATCTACCGCTTGTTCCTTGAGCAGGCCGACCAGGTGCACCTCACACGCATACACGCGCACATTGCTGGAGACACCCGCTTCCCGGCCTTGCTCGAGAACGAGTGGCGACTTGCGGCCAGCGAACACCGCCCAGCGGATCAAAGCAACGCGTATGACCTGGCCTTTCAAACTTATGAACGACACAGGCACAACATCTAA
- a CDS encoding GxxExxY protein gives MEQQELNELTERVIGAAVEVHRTLGPGLLESAYEAALCRELQLRNLSFRRQVSLPVRYKGISLNCGYRIDILVAERLPLELKAVTELADIHLAQLLTYLRHGDFRLGLLLNFNTVKITAGIRRVANRF, from the coding sequence CTGGAACAGCAGGAACTCAACGAGCTGACAGAGCGCGTCATCGGCGCCGCCGTGGAAGTACACCGCACCCTCGGCCCGGGCCTGCTGGAGTCTGCATACGAAGCCGCGCTGTGCCGCGAGCTTCAGCTCCGCAACCTGAGCTTCCGCAGACAAGTGTCCCTCCCCGTACGCTACAAGGGCATCAGCCTCAACTGCGGTTATCGCATCGACATCCTGGTAGCCGAACGTCTGCCACTTGAACTAAAAGCGGTGACAGAACTCGCCGACATCCATCTCGCACAACTCCTGACCTACCTCCGCCACGGCGATTTCCGCCTGGGCCTTTTACTAAACTTCAACACCGTCAAAATCACCGCCGGCATCCGCCGCGTCGCCAACCGCTTTTAA
- a CDS encoding thymidylate synthase, translating to MQQYLDLMRHVRQHGVRKADRTGTGTLSVFGHQMRFALADGFPLVTTKKIHLRSVIHELLWFLRGDSNIAYLKEHGVSIWDEWADEQGELGPVYGVQWRSWPTADGRHIDQISQVLEQIRNTPDSRRMLVNAWNVAEVENMALPPCHTLFQFYVAEGKLSCQLYQRSADIFLGVPFNIASYALLTHMVAQACELEPGDFIHTLGDAHLYLNHLEQADLQLSRGPLPLPTLRLNPQVKDLFAFTYEDISVEGYEHHPHIKAPVAV from the coding sequence ATGCAGCAATACCTCGACCTCATGCGCCACGTACGCCAGCACGGTGTGCGCAAGGCGGATCGCACCGGCACCGGCACGCTGTCCGTGTTCGGCCATCAGATGCGCTTCGCTCTCGCCGACGGCTTCCCCCTGGTCACCACCAAGAAGATCCACCTGCGCTCGGTGATCCACGAGCTGCTGTGGTTCCTGCGTGGCGACAGCAACATCGCCTACCTTAAAGAGCATGGCGTTTCCATCTGGGACGAGTGGGCCGACGAACAGGGGGAGCTTGGCCCCGTCTACGGCGTGCAGTGGCGCTCCTGGCCCACCGCCGACGGGCGCCACATCGACCAGATCAGCCAGGTGCTGGAGCAGATCCGAAACACCCCGGACTCTCGCCGCATGCTGGTCAATGCCTGGAACGTGGCGGAGGTGGAGAACATGGCCCTGCCGCCCTGCCACACCCTGTTCCAGTTCTATGTCGCCGAGGGCAAGCTCTCCTGCCAGCTCTACCAGCGCAGCGCCGACATCTTCCTGGGCGTGCCCTTCAATATCGCCAGCTACGCCCTGCTCACCCATATGGTGGCCCAGGCCTGCGAGCTGGAGCCCGGCGATTTCATCCACACACTGGGGGACGCGCACCTGTATCTGAACCATCTGGAGCAGGCCGATCTGCAGCTGAGCCGCGGCCCCCTGCCGCTGCCCACCCTGCGTCTGAATCCGCAGGTAAAGGATCTATTCGCCTTTACCTATGAGGACATCAGTGTGGAGGGTTATGAGCACCATCCACACATCAAGGCGCCTGTAGCCGTGTAG
- a CDS encoding type II toxin-antitoxin system Phd/YefM family antitoxin, producing MTGITATEARSRLYRLIDQAAESHQPIVIMGKRNKAVLVSEEDWSAIQETLYLLSVPGMRESIREGMDAPVEGCAEELDW from the coding sequence ATGACCGGAATCACAGCCACCGAGGCGCGCAGCAGGCTTTATCGCTTGATCGACCAGGCCGCCGAGTCTCACCAGCCGATCGTTATCATGGGGAAACGGAACAAGGCCGTTCTGGTGTCCGAGGAAGATTGGTCCGCGATTCAGGAGACGCTCTACCTGCTCTCCGTTCCGGGAATGCGGGAGTCTATTCGTGAAGGAATGGATGCCCCCGTGGAGGGCTGTGCCGAGGAGCTGGACTGGTGA
- a CDS encoding Txe/YoeB family addiction module toxin — translation MTWTLVYTRQARKDAKKLAASGLKPKAQELLALIAQDPYRRPPPFERLIGDLAGACSRRINIQHRLVYQVLDDERVVKVLRMWSHYE, via the coding sequence GTGACATGGACGTTGGTCTACACCAGGCAAGCGCGGAAGGATGCGAAAAAGCTGGCCGCCAGTGGCCTCAAGCCAAAAGCTCAGGAGTTGCTGGCATTGATCGCGCAAGACCCCTACCGCAGGCCGCCGCCGTTCGAGCGGCTGATCGGCGACCTTGCGGGGGCCTGCTCACGTCGCATAAATATTCAGCACCGGCTGGTGTATCAGGTGCTTGATGACGAACGGGTAGTGAAAGTGCTCCGCATGTGGAGCCACTACGAATAA
- the lgt gene encoding prolipoprotein diacylglyceryl transferase produces the protein MLQYPAIDPVAINLGPLAVHWYGLMYAVGFAAAWWLGRLRARTAHSPVRPAQIDDLLFYLALGAVVGGRLGYILFYDFNNFIANPLMLLRIWEGGMSFHGGLLGVVAAAWLFRRKTGVGYLRLMDFVAPLVPIGLGAGRIGNFINGELWGKPTDLPWGMVYPPLGELARHPSQLYQAFMEGLLLFLILWVFSRKPRPAGSVAGLFLAAYGLFRLLAEFARMPDAHIGYLAWGWLTMGQLLSLPMILGGLGLMSWAYRSRQASF, from the coding sequence ATGCTGCAATACCCCGCCATAGACCCGGTGGCCATCAACCTGGGGCCCCTGGCCGTGCACTGGTACGGGCTGATGTACGCGGTGGGCTTCGCCGCCGCCTGGTGGCTGGGGAGACTGCGGGCGCGCACGGCCCACAGCCCGGTGCGACCGGCGCAGATTGACGACCTGCTGTTCTACCTGGCGCTGGGGGCCGTGGTCGGCGGGCGGCTGGGCTATATCCTCTTCTACGATTTCAACAACTTCATTGCCAACCCGTTGATGTTGCTGCGCATCTGGGAAGGCGGGATGTCCTTCCACGGCGGGCTGCTGGGCGTCGTCGCCGCCGCCTGGCTGTTCCGGCGCAAGACCGGTGTGGGCTATCTGCGACTGATGGATTTCGTCGCCCCGCTGGTGCCCATCGGCCTGGGCGCGGGGCGCATCGGCAACTTCATCAACGGCGAACTCTGGGGCAAGCCCACCGATCTGCCCTGGGGGATGGTCTACCCGCCCCTGGGCGAACTGGCGCGCCATCCCTCACAGCTCTATCAGGCCTTCATGGAAGGCCTGCTGCTTTTCCTCATTCTCTGGGTCTTCTCCCGCAAGCCGCGCCCGGCGGGCAGCGTCGCCGGGCTGTTCCTCGCCGCCTACGGCCTGTTCCGCCTGCTCGCCGAATTCGCCCGCATGCCCGATGCCCATATCGGCTATCTGGCCTGGGGCTGGTTGACCATGGGGCAGCTGTTGTCGCTGCCGATGATTCTGGGCGGGCTGGGGTTGATGAGCTGGGCTTATCGTTCCCGGCAAGCGTCTTTTTGA
- a CDS encoding class I SAM-dependent rRNA methyltransferase, with protein sequence MSELADLWLKPHEERRLRAGHLWVFGNEVDTRRSPLKAFQAGQSVVLREAGGKALGCAYVNPQSLIFARLVSRSAEQPLNRSLLVHRIKVALSLRERLYPRPFYRLIYGDSDGLSGLIIDRFDDVCVLQINTAGMEAVRNEIVEALEQTLAPRRILLRADNAIRELEGLEQYVQWAGDEGPSELAVEENGCRFLVPATGGPKTGWYYDHRANRARLAPYVRDRKVLDVFSYVGGWGIQALTMGAAEAMCIDNNEQALDFAQRNAELNGVAERFAALEGDAAQALRALKQDGHRFDTVILDPPAYIKRRKDYKVGLKAYSQLNQLAMQLLGKDGMLISASSSSHLTEEDFLQALLKPARHLDRQAQVVETGGQAADHPINPAIPETRYLKAAFSRVLLGGV encoded by the coding sequence ATGAGCGAGCTAGCGGATCTTTGGCTCAAGCCCCACGAAGAGCGCCGTTTGCGCGCCGGCCACCTATGGGTGTTCGGCAACGAGGTGGACACCCGACGCTCACCGCTCAAGGCTTTCCAAGCCGGGCAGTCGGTGGTACTGCGCGAGGCCGGCGGCAAGGCGCTGGGCTGTGCCTACGTCAATCCGCAGTCGCTGATCTTCGCCCGGCTGGTCAGCCGCAGCGCCGAGCAGCCACTGAACCGCTCGCTGCTGGTGCACCGCATCAAGGTCGCCCTGTCCCTGCGCGAACGCCTCTACCCGCGCCCCTTCTACCGCCTGATCTACGGCGATAGCGACGGCTTGTCCGGGTTGATCATCGACCGTTTCGATGATGTCTGCGTGCTGCAGATCAACACCGCCGGCATGGAAGCGGTGCGCAACGAGATCGTCGAGGCACTGGAGCAGACCCTCGCACCGAGGCGCATCCTGCTGCGGGCGGACAACGCCATCCGTGAGCTGGAGGGCCTGGAGCAGTACGTGCAATGGGCCGGCGACGAGGGGCCGAGCGAGCTGGCGGTGGAAGAGAACGGCTGCCGCTTTCTCGTCCCCGCCACCGGGGGCCCCAAGACCGGCTGGTACTACGACCACCGGGCCAACCGGGCGCGCCTCGCGCCCTATGTGCGCGATCGCAAGGTGCTGGACGTGTTCAGCTACGTCGGTGGCTGGGGCATACAGGCACTGACCATGGGCGCGGCGGAAGCGATGTGCATCGACAACAACGAGCAGGCGCTGGACTTCGCCCAGCGCAACGCCGAGCTGAACGGCGTCGCCGAGCGCTTCGCCGCGCTGGAAGGCGATGCCGCCCAAGCGCTGAGAGCGCTCAAGCAGGACGGCCACCGCTTCGACACCGTGATCCTCGACCCGCCGGCCTACATCAAGCGGCGCAAGGACTACAAGGTGGGCCTCAAGGCCTACAGCCAGCTCAACCAACTGGCCATGCAATTGCTGGGCAAGGACGGCATGCTGATCAGCGCCTCCTCCTCGTCCCACCTGACCGAAGAGGACTTCCTCCAGGCCCTGCTAAAACCGGCCCGGCACCTGGATCGGCAGGCGCAGGTCGTGGAGACAGGGGGCCAGGCGGCGGACCATCCGATCAACCCGGCCATCCCCGAGACGCGCTACCTGAAAGCCGCTTTCTCGCGGGTACTGCTGGGAGGTGTTTAA